The proteins below come from a single Drosophila teissieri strain GT53w chromosome 3L, Prin_Dtei_1.1, whole genome shotgun sequence genomic window:
- the LOC122616895 gene encoding uncharacterized protein LOC122616895: protein MQRLCCCQTNNETICSFVDICISQRSSGQKKKSMDASPPHKNADLKCAKDFAMDSAISTTSGGLNSTRGNHICKLDGYDTKDAASSDRRSVQSPKRLAINRQTTADCRLQKLAASLQICRFSEKTPIRLPAESNLA, encoded by the exons ATGCAACGTTTGTGTTGCTGTCAAACAAATAACGAAACGATTTGCTCATTTGTtgatatttgcatttcgcaaCGGTCTTCGGGGCAGAAGAAGAAGTCAATGGATGCCTCTCCTCCCCACAAGAATGCAGATCTCAAGTGTGCTAAAGATTTCGCAATGGACTCTGCGATTTCTACGACCTCTGGGGGCTTGAACTCCACACGAGGAAACCACATATGTAAGCTGGATGGCTATGAT ACCAAAGACGCTGCGTCATCGGATCGAAGATCTGTTCAAAGTCCAAAGCGCCTAGCTATAAATAGGCAAACAactgcagactgcagactgcagaAACTGGCCGCCTCTTTGCAGATTTGTAGATTTTCAGAGAAGACTCCGATCCGGCTGCCAGCTGAAAGCAATCTGGCTTAA
- the LOC122616905 gene encoding uncharacterized protein LOC122616905 gives MPERPEKPMELIKPPRMSAVWFSTGPEVGGGSASRESTNCNINIHINSNSNSNISNQSNKDEKSLASWLHEEISLECQLGKNLFIFGSNELTERQADQPS, from the coding sequence ATGCcagagaggccagaaaagcCCATGGAGCTAATTAAGCCGCCTCGCATGAGTGCTGTGTGGTTTTCCACGGGGCCAGAGGTCGGGGGTGGCTCTGCATCAAGGGAAAGCACTAACTGCAACATCAACATccacatcaacagcaacagcaacagcaacattagCAACCAGAGCAACAAAGATGAGAAATCGCTGGCTTCCTGGCTTCATGAAGAAATAAGTCTAGAGTGCCAGTTGGGGAAAAACTTGTTCATCTTTGGCTCTAACGAGCTAACGGAGCGACAAGCGGACCAACCGAGCTGA
- the LOC122615854 gene encoding islet cell autoantigen 1 → MLKSEVQHQFWITKKVVQRKLGTKEDKHVISSDAELDSKIEVFKSISDTSLNLCKIIDQYQERLCILSQEECVFGRFLKEAGKRSRTTGGSIAHTAKAVSFAGQQRMCVRVPLLRLQHEVDVFRCRAVKDTEQTLQSMEKERTEYRAALSWMKSASQELDPDTGKGLDKFRTAQAHVRVAKHNFDGYSMDSIQKIDLLAAARCNMYSHALVAYVTELKNFAQKAASTFQTISKALTIKPKYDFCVLKELSQNEGSTEDVPPIEAVDKDQSLFFANEYQDKLETQPETKESEEEKPSAPATACGDNESLLIELSKQLEDSPLIDAPLDEEIPAQNSSNKLWSRLFSQQNQQPIPSQIARDSKASAGGATPVPSKSQSTNNPWLDLFADLDPLANLQAFDLKLSGGRSVAEQT, encoded by the exons ATGCTCAAGTCGGAGGTTCAGCACCAGTTCTGGATCACCAAGAAGGTGGTGCAGCGCAAGCTCGGAACGAAGGAGGACAAGCACGTAATATCCTCGGACGCGGAACTGGATTCTAAGATCGAGGTGTTCAAATCGATATCGGACACCAGCTTGAACCTGTGCAAAATCATTGACCAATACCAGGAGCGCCTATGCATTCTGTCGCAGGAGGAGTGCGTGTTCGGCAGGTTCCTCAAGGAGGCGGGAAAGCGGAGCAGAACCACGGGCGGAAGTATCGCCCACACGGCCAAGGCCGTATCTTTCGCTGGACAGCAGAGGATGTGCGTGCGGGTACCGCTCCTGCGGCTCCAGCACGAAGTCGATGTGTTTCGCTGCCGGGCGGTAAAGGACACGGAGCAGACCCTCCAGTCGATGGAGAAGGAGCGCACGGAATATCGCGCCGCTCTCTCGTGGATGAAGTCCGCAAGCCAGGAACTGGATCCAGATACGGGAAAGGGTCTGGACAAGTTTCGCACGGCACAGGCCCATGTGCGGGTGGCCAAACATAATTTCGATGGCTACTCAATGGATTCCATTCAGAAG ATTGATTTACTAGCAGCTGCCCGCTGCAACATGTATTCCCATGCTCTGGTGGCCTACGTAACGGAGTTAAAAAACTTTGCACAAAAGGCCGCCTCCACATTCCAGACCATATCCAAAGCCTTGACTATAAAGCCCAAGTACGACTTCTGTGTGCTAAAGGAACTTTCTCAAAATGAAGGCTCCACCGAGGACGTTCCGCCAATCGAAGCTGTGGATAAGGACCAGTCATTATTCTTTGCT AACGAGTACCAGGATAAGCTGGAAACCCAGCCGGAAACAAAGGAGTCTGAAGAGGAAAAACCAAGTGCACCTGCCACTGCCTGCGGCGACAATGAATCCTTGCTAATTGAGCTTTCCAAGCAGCTGGAGGACAGTCCGCTTATCGATGCGCCGCTGGATGAAGAAATACCTGCCCAAAATAGCAGTAACAAGCTATGGTCGCGCTTGTTTAGCCAGCAGAATCAACAACCCATACCGAGCCAAATAGCCAGGGATTCCAAGGCAAGTGCAGGTGGCGCCACCCCGGTTCCCAGCAAATCGCAGTCTACTAACAATCCCTGGCTGGATCTTTTCGCCGACTTGGATCCCTTGGCCAATCTGCAAGCCTTCGATTTGAAATTAAGCGGCGGGCGCAGTGTGGCCGAGCAGACCTGA
- the LOC122615853 gene encoding dnaJ homolog subfamily C member 2 yields MTSGTVATAVEVQLPLKVVRRKIERVGLAYFAQRRQFLAPGGVERSESDEKLEGVGEEVDISYLKSLDPKEWKDQDHYAILGLGKLRYEASEDDIRRAYRRMVLLHHPDKRKAKGEEVIQDDDYFTCITKAYEILGTSKPRRSFDSVDPEFDDSLPSQNDIDNDYFGVLNKFFTLNGRWSEKPHVPAFGQVDAKREEVERFYNFWYDFKSWREFSYLDEEDKEKGQDRDERRWIEKENRAARIKRKKEEMSRIRALVDLAYNNDKRIQRFKQEEKDRKAAAKRAKMDAAQAQKAEADRAIREAALAKEKAEKAEQKRIEQIRIEREQQKKVLKKERKTLRDKVKDCKYYAKNDKDQLKHMEGTEKICETFNLAELQALNKAMETKGRESFVAALQTADQKIAAELEEINQTQAKKITSSAVTPKGVKEVKKNELWSNENVQLLIKAVNLFPAGTAQRWDVIATFINQHSPGNTVLVNARDVLNKAKALQNTDHSKSSLKTQANDAAFASFEKSKKDVQTCKDITLGEETTAQASKENVKQNGVDHKLNNQSARQNGTAPAPAPAAPAAAAPAPATNGSSGGGAASKTWTKEEQALLEQAIKTYPTTTPDRWDCIAACIPNRSKKDCLRRVKELVELVNSKKEAQAAVK; encoded by the exons ATGACGAGCGGTACGGTAGCGACGGCGGTGGAGGTGCAGCTGCCGCTCAAGGTCGTTCGCCGCAAAATCGAGCGCGTTGGCTTGGCTTACTTTGCGCAACGGCGCCAATTTCTAGCTCCCGGCGGCGTGGAGCGCAGCGAAAGCGATGAGAAGTTGGAGGGCGTCGGCGAGGAGGTTGACATCAGCTACCTAAAATCGCTGGATCCCAAGGAATGGAAGGACCAGGATCACTACGCCATTCTTGGTCTGGGCAAGCTCCG ATATGAGGCCAGCGAGGATGACATTCGACGGGCTTATAGACGCATGGTCCTGCTGCATCATCCCGATAAGCGGAAAGCCAAGGGCGAGGAAGTCATCCAGGATGACGACTACTTCACATGCATAACCAAAGCCTACGAGATACTAG GCACATCCAAGCCGCGACGCAGCTTTGACTCGGTGGATCCAGAGTTTGATGACTCTCTGCCCTCTCAGAACGACATCGATAACGACTACTTTGGCGTCTTGAACAAATTCTTCACACTTAACGGGCGCTGGAGCGAAAAGCCGCATGTTCCCGCCTTCGGGCAGGTGGACGCCAAACGCGAGGAGGTGGAACGGTTCTACAACTTCTGGTACGATTTTAAGTCATGGCGAGAATTCAGCTACCTGGACGAAGAGGACAAGGAGAAGGGCCAGGACCGTGATGAACGTCGCTGGATCGAAAAGGAGAACAGGGCAGCTCGGATCAAGCGCAAGAAGGAGGAAATGTCCCGCATCAGGGCGCTCGTCGATCTGGCCTACAACAATGACAAGCGTATTCAGCGATTCaagcaggaggagaaggatcGCAAGGCTGCGGCCAAGCGAGCCAAGATGGACGCCGCCCAGGCCCAAAAGGCAGAAGCTGATCGTGCCATCCGTGAAGCGGCTTTGGCCAAAGAGAAGGCTGAAAAGGCCGAGCAGAAACGAATCGAGCAGATCCGCATCGAACGCGAGCAGCAAAAAAAGGTGCTTAAGAAGGAGCGCAAAACATTGCGCGACAAGGTCAAGGACTGCAAGTATTATGCCAAGAACGACAAGGATCAACTGAAGCACATGGAGGGCACCGAAAAGATTTGCGAAACCTTTAATCTAGCAGAACTGCAAGCTCTAAATAAGGCAATGGAAACCAAGGGCCGTGAGTCGTTTGTTGCTGCCCTGCAAACGGCCGATCAGAAAATAGCTGCCGAGTTGGAGGAGATTAACCAAACACAAGCCAAGAAGATCACCAGCTCTGCGGTCACGCCAAAAGGCGTTAAGGAGGTCAAGAAGAATGAGCTTTGGAGCAATGAAAACGTGCAGTTGCTCATCAAGGCGGTTAATCTGTTTCCCGCTGGTACTGCACAGCGTTGGGATGTCATAGCCACGTTCATCAACCAGCATAGTCCGGGTAACACTGTTCTGGTCAATGCCAGGGATGTGCTTAACAAAGCCAAGGCGCTCCAGAACACAGATCATTCGAAGAGCTCCTTGAAAACCCAAGCCAACGATGCGGCATTTGCCAGTTTTGAAAAGTCCAAGAAAGATGTTCAGACGTGTAAAGATATAACCCTAGGCGAGGAGACGACTGCACAGGCGAGCAAGGAGAACGTGAAACAGAACGGAGTAGATCATAAGTTGAACAATCAGTCGGCCAGGCAAAATGGTACGGcaccagctcctgctccagcagctcccgcagcagcagccccagcTCCGGCCACAAATGGGTCTTCGGGCGGTGGAGCTGCCTCCAAAACCTGGACCAAGGAGGAGCAAGCCCTGCTCGAACAGGCCATTAAAACCTATCCAACGACGACGCCCGATCGCTGGGATTGCATCGCCGCCTGCATACCGAATCGCAGTAAAAAGGATTGCTTGCGTCGCGTCAAGGAGCTGGTCGAGCTGGTTAACTCCAAGAAGGAAGCTCAGGCGGCGGTCAAATGA